Within the Salvia hispanica cultivar TCC Black 2014 chromosome 4, UniMelb_Shisp_WGS_1.0, whole genome shotgun sequence genome, the region ACCCGATGACACTCTTGATGACAGTGCAAAGTGTAGATATCATGTTATACTCAAAAAACTTAGAAATGTATGCATCACTGAATAGAAACAGTTTATTAACCACGTTAAGATATCTGCAGTTTTGACAGAAATAGAGGAAAGTGTTGTACAATTGAAAATGTAAACATTTTACAAGAAAGTGAAGATGAAATGAGTCATACAAGAATATTCAGTCATCTAGTAAGAGAGTAGTAATTCTGTTGTTAAAGCTCGTCGTTGGGCGTGGAATCAGAGCTTTCAGCCTTCTCCATCTGGAGCTTGCGAAAAACTTCATCGAACGTAGGATCCCCAGGTCTTCTGAAGAGCTGATCGCCTATCTTGATCTCATAAGCCTCTGGTTGGCTCAACAGGTATTCCTTTAACTAATAAGATGGTCAATAAAGAGAATGAACAGGTTTGCAAGATATATGTATATAGATAACTATTTGTGGGAACAAACCTCGAAAACATTTAGAGCTTTGGGCATGGTGAACATTAGTGTGCTGAGATCAACGGTGCTGAACCTGGCTTCAGTTGCTCCGGTTCTTGCCACCTTGGTCCATTTCATGGCTATTTCTGATACCATCTCCTTTCAGATGTGATGCATaagacaaaatttagaaatagtaaaatagcAGTAGTATACTAATCTGGATCCAAAATACAATTTCATGAATCagtattactaaaaaaaaatgtaataaactaaaaaagaacACCTTAACTCCCCAACGTcctaataaattaagattCCACGCCTTATCATTTTAGGAGAAGAATTCTTCATCCCGCACGTGCTCACATTCTTTCTTTCCATTATCAAATTAGGAAATTTAATCAAAGAGGAGAGGAAGCAGGTAAAGCTAAACACCACAATTTAATGGGAATTCGAATTGAGTAAAGGTCATTACCGAAGTCCGACGATTTCCGGGTCGGAGTTTAACGAATCCGAAAACAGGGCCCTTGATATTTTGCTCCTGCATCTTGGTGAAGTCGGTGGGGGGCGGGTCGAAGTCGGGTCGGGCCTTCACCGTGCCCCATTCTCTCCACTCGTCGTCCTCTTCGTCGTCGACGACGTCGTCCAGATCGTCCGTAATGTGGATCTTCCGCTGAGCTGCGTCGGCAAATTTGTAGAATTGGAATTTTCCAGCGGCGActaggaggaggaagaggaagaggaggaggaggtggcggcggcggtggtggtggtggtggaattTGGCGGTTGGGTTTCTCATTCTGTGGgtttggaattggaattggaattggaattggagttgAATTTGGTTACGGAGTTTATGGCTAGTATTTATTGCTTGAGGGTGCGCACGGAGTCTAACGTGCGCACTTGGAGCAAGCCAAAGATCATGATTGATGAATTCAGATTTACTGTATAAGAAATATACACACTCGAGTTCGATAATTAAAAAGAAGGAATgctaatgaataaattatttaaaaattcataggTTTTCTCTTTTGCAAAACTATCAACTTGTATAGGTGTTTCACAATTTTTTGGAGGCTCTATCCTTTAGGCTATCTGCGACgctatctcttatccgtctcttaaccgtctcatctcttcactattcatgggccccactgtacttttcagctcatctcttaactaagagacaacacctgcatccctccatctcttaaccatctcttaactattcattcaatttcattttttatttttaattccaacaaattcaattaataaaaaacacacttcattataaataaaataaaattacaatttaaaatacataaaaaaataaaaaagacataattaaaaaactagaaattataaattgcacacttaaactcaaataaaaaaaaatggaggcaaagaagcagaagaaggagttctctagtgacgatcatctaatgattgccaaattttgcccaaatgtgctccattagatcctcctggagttgggcgtgggcggtagaatcacgtgtccttgcccgaatagacaaccgctcttgcaaagacggatgcactcccgttcgaggcggactacttgcggttgagcttcccggggtttcagggtcgaaccaatttcccgcctcaggtccttcgtcggcgacaatcatgttgtgcaagattatgcacgtatacatgatgtcgaccatattctctataaaccactgtcgagccggggctttgataatgttcatttttttttttttttgaaaaatctgattttttttaaaaaaaattgaattatgacgtcataaatccgacgcccactcgcgggtcggcgagtgggcgtcacgccacCAGCCCGCGCGCGTGTCTCGCGACCTCGAGACTTGCCTCGCCGGGGACGCTGGGCAGTTTTGCCGAGacatctcgtctcgtcgagacgagacgggaGCCGCAACGTTTGTTTCGATgccgtctcgtctcgtcgagacgagatcGAGTCCGCAACGAGgcagcgttgcggatgctcttattcGTGTGTGTAATGATGAGTTGATGACATTCATGAATTTTTTGAGATGGAAAGTATGAtatggatatatttattttttttgtagtaaattaattatatttttatctatttttgtaattgatttgatttgatttgatttggtttgactttttttttttcaaaattactaTCTGTTTGTATCTTCGTAGTATCgtatatatggagtagtactataaattatatgtgTAGTTTGATAGGAAGGAATCCATAAACGGATAGAATTATTTTCCCACACAAATTGACGTGAGAAATGATGGATAACATATATTTTCagcattatttattgtttaaaaataGATTGAAGTTTGTAACAACCTAATCGAGTGtattttggaaaatgaaaGAGATTTTTGTCTTTCTAATAGGTAAACTGTGATGTGTATTCGAGTGTCTCTAATTTTACTGTCATATAGtagaattttataaatacaaattgagttgcacaaaaaatagttatgcgtaaaatagtagtactccctccattctaaGGAAGATGGTCCCTTCTTTGAGCGGCacgaaattttatataattttattttgtgggttaggtgaagagaataaaataagaaaaaatgaataaagtagacaTAAAGGGATTTCTACTTTTAGTAATGGATCATCTTGGTGTAGGAcgaactaaaaaataaagtggatCATCTTCGGTgtgacggagagagtactagcATCTCAAAGGAGAGAAGGTATATAGAAAAGATATATCATGTATACCTtcttaaaaaagtaaaatgtacCCTTTCTAAAAAGTAACATATtccaaaggaaaaaggtatatggaaagttaaattatttttaaaaaataaaataatagtaaaaaatgcattaaaaatatataaagtgtAATACATTCTCGAATACCTTTTCCCCTTGAAGAAtgttttttcatgaaaagaatgCAAATATGGTACCTCTGCATTGATGGAGAAGTAAAGATAcctttttcaaaatgaaaaaatatataataccgGAGGTGTGATCAAATACAAACTCTCATCTCTAATACAAACTACAAACTTTAATCAC harbors:
- the LOC125219820 gene encoding uncharacterized protein LOC125219820, producing the protein MRNPTAKFHHHHHRRRHLLLLFLFLLLVAAGKFQFYKFADAAQRKIHITDDLDDVVDDEEDDEWREWGTVKARPDFDPPPTDFTKMQEQNIKGPVFGFVKLRPGNRRTSEMVSEIAMKWTKVARTGATEARFSTVDLSTLMFTMPKALNVFELKEYLLSQPEAYEIKIGDQLFRRPGDPTFDEVFRKLQMEKAESSDSTPNDEL